Proteins found in one Streptomyces sp. NBC_00461 genomic segment:
- a CDS encoding ABC transporter substrate-binding protein translates to MPGHRTKGFCASAAALALCAVLAGCGGPGESAGGGKVVLRYTWWGNPDRAARTEQAVALFEKQHPDVQVRTSFSGYDAYKQKLAIQATGGDAPDVMQLDYRQIDQYASGHVLLDLGKVKDDLRTGEIDAGLLATGRVDGTQYAVPQGRGTETVVYDVAAWKASGVPLPKQGWTWSQWADDVRALARRTGRPGATDPGQSEDAFEVWLRGRGKSLYTKDGGLGFTAGDLTRWWTFTDRLRREGAVSPAGQTTQLDGSVENTPLGRGKATADFNWDAPSSGYLALVKGGVALAPMPSGEDGTPGQYFKPSMFLGIGAHTGHRKEAAELIDFLLNDGHAAKILGATRGIPVNETVRNRTASQLKDFDKTVADFQTSLEGTLKNPPQAPPSGDNALQTTFQRDYDQVSYERMSPREAAQNYVTEAKAELRS, encoded by the coding sequence ATGCCCGGACACAGGACAAAGGGGTTCTGCGCATCGGCCGCCGCACTCGCGCTCTGCGCGGTACTGGCCGGCTGCGGGGGACCCGGGGAGTCGGCGGGCGGCGGCAAGGTCGTGCTGCGCTACACGTGGTGGGGCAACCCCGACCGCGCGGCACGCACCGAGCAGGCCGTCGCCCTGTTCGAGAAACAGCACCCCGATGTGCAGGTACGGACGTCGTTCTCGGGATACGACGCCTACAAGCAGAAGCTCGCCATCCAGGCCACGGGAGGCGACGCACCCGATGTGATGCAGCTCGACTACCGCCAGATCGACCAGTACGCCTCCGGACACGTCCTGCTCGACCTCGGGAAGGTCAAGGACGATCTGCGCACCGGCGAGATCGATGCGGGCCTGCTGGCCACCGGCCGGGTGGACGGCACCCAGTACGCCGTCCCGCAGGGCCGCGGCACCGAGACCGTCGTCTACGACGTGGCGGCCTGGAAGGCGTCCGGGGTGCCCCTGCCGAAACAGGGCTGGACCTGGAGCCAATGGGCCGACGACGTAAGGGCGTTGGCGAGGAGGACCGGCAGGCCCGGTGCCACCGACCCCGGCCAGAGCGAGGACGCCTTCGAGGTGTGGCTGCGCGGCCGGGGCAAAAGCCTCTACACCAAGGACGGCGGACTCGGTTTCACCGCAGGCGATCTGACCCGGTGGTGGACCTTCACCGACCGGCTCCGCCGGGAGGGTGCCGTCTCCCCGGCCGGACAGACCACCCAGCTCGACGGCTCCGTGGAGAACACCCCGCTCGGCCGCGGCAAGGCCACCGCCGACTTCAACTGGGATGCCCCGTCCAGCGGTTACCTCGCGCTCGTCAAGGGCGGCGTCGCGCTGGCACCGATGCCGTCGGGCGAGGACGGCACGCCCGGCCAGTACTTCAAACCGTCCATGTTCCTCGGCATCGGGGCCCACACCGGCCACCGCAAGGAGGCCGCCGAACTCATCGACTTCCTCCTCAACGACGGACACGCGGCGAAGATCCTCGGCGCGACCCGCGGCATCCCCGTCAACGAGACCGTCCGCAACCGGACCGCCTCGCAGCTGAAGGACTTCGACAAGACGGTCGCCGACTTCCAGACGTCCCTGGAAGGAACCCTGAAAAACCCGCCGCAGGCCCCGCCCTCCGGCGACAACGCCCTGCAGACCACCTTCCAGCGCGACTACGACCAGGTGTCGTACGAGCGCATGTCGCCGCGCGAGGCGGCCCAGAACTACGTCACCGAGGCGAAGGCGGAGCTGAGGTCATGA
- a CDS encoding carbohydrate ABC transporter permease — translation MTTTDIPAPTARPPRPASAPTRRPKREREGAAWVFLSPWVLGATVLTLLPMAVSLYLSFTDYDLFNAPHWVGLRNYTQMFTEDPRYWRSVVTTLTYVVIAVPLQLALALVVALALKTLKRGKGFYRSAFYAPSLLGASMSVALVWRAVFNDGGTVDNLLGTGGWVNRPGWSLVAVALLTVWQFGAPMVIFLAGLQQIPAELYEAAAVDGAGTWRQFLSVTVPMLSPVLFFNLVLQTIQAFQVFTPAFAVSGGKGGPADSTLVYTLYLYDRGFVASHMGYASAMAWVLLLVIGAVTAVLFRTSRSWVFYASEGDR, via the coding sequence ATGACCACCACCGACATCCCCGCACCCACCGCACGACCGCCCCGCCCCGCATCCGCCCCCACGCGCCGCCCCAAGCGTGAACGCGAGGGCGCCGCCTGGGTGTTCCTGTCCCCTTGGGTACTCGGCGCGACCGTCCTGACGCTGCTGCCGATGGCCGTGTCCCTCTATCTCTCCTTCACCGACTACGACCTGTTCAACGCGCCACACTGGGTGGGCCTGCGCAACTACACGCAGATGTTCACCGAGGACCCGCGGTACTGGCGGTCGGTCGTCACCACCCTGACGTACGTCGTGATCGCCGTGCCCCTGCAACTCGCGCTCGCCCTCGTCGTCGCGCTCGCCCTCAAGACCCTCAAGCGCGGCAAGGGCTTCTACCGATCCGCCTTCTACGCGCCCTCGCTGCTCGGCGCGTCCATGTCCGTCGCCCTCGTCTGGCGGGCCGTCTTCAACGACGGCGGCACCGTGGACAACCTGCTCGGCACCGGCGGCTGGGTCAACAGGCCCGGCTGGTCGCTGGTGGCCGTAGCACTGCTGACGGTATGGCAGTTCGGCGCGCCGATGGTCATCTTCCTGGCCGGCCTGCAGCAGATACCCGCCGAACTGTACGAGGCGGCAGCCGTGGACGGGGCCGGCACCTGGCGGCAGTTCCTGTCCGTCACGGTGCCGATGCTGTCCCCGGTGCTGTTCTTCAACCTGGTCCTGCAGACCATCCAGGCCTTCCAGGTGTTCACGCCCGCCTTCGCGGTCAGCGGCGGCAAGGGCGGCCCCGCCGACTCGACCCTCGTCTACACCCTCTACCTCTACGACCGGGGCTTCGTCGCCTCCCACATGGGCTACGCCTCCGCCATGGCCTGGGTGCTGCTGCTCGTCATCGGCGCCGTCACCGCGGTGCTCTTCCGCACCTCGCGCTCCTGGGTCTTCTACGCCTCCGAGGGGGACCGATGA
- a CDS encoding carbohydrate ABC transporter permease: MTTTASTAMPRKPVRWGRIAVHLGCLAALLVMLYPLAWLLATSLKPADEVIASLDLLPSHLEWSNYKTALDGVNDVSIWRLLGNSLLIAGGAVIGNVISCSLAAYAFARLRFRFRGPMFAFMIATIMLPHHAVLIPQYILFNKLGLVNTYWPLILPKFLATEAFFVFLIVQFMRGLPRELEEAARIDGCGPFRSFFQVILPLTRPALITTAIFTFIWTWNDFFTQLIYLFDPDKFTLTLALRSFVDASSQSAFGPMFAMSVIALLPIVLFFLAFQRFLVEGMASSGLKG, from the coding sequence ATGACCACCACAGCCTCAACTGCCATGCCCCGCAAGCCCGTTCGCTGGGGCAGGATCGCCGTGCACCTCGGCTGCCTGGCCGCCCTGCTGGTCATGCTCTACCCGCTGGCCTGGCTGCTCGCCACCTCGCTCAAACCCGCCGACGAGGTCATCGCGAGCCTCGACCTGCTGCCCAGCCACCTGGAGTGGTCGAACTACAAGACCGCCCTGGACGGCGTGAACGACGTGTCCATCTGGCGGCTGCTCGGCAACTCGCTGCTGATCGCGGGCGGCGCGGTGATCGGCAACGTCATCAGCTGCTCGCTCGCCGCCTACGCCTTCGCCCGGCTGCGCTTCCGCTTCCGTGGGCCGATGTTCGCCTTCATGATCGCGACGATCATGCTGCCGCACCACGCGGTGCTGATCCCGCAGTACATCCTCTTCAACAAGCTCGGCCTGGTGAACACCTACTGGCCGCTGATCCTGCCGAAGTTCCTCGCCACGGAGGCCTTCTTCGTCTTCCTGATCGTGCAGTTCATGCGCGGGCTGCCGAGGGAGTTGGAGGAGGCGGCGCGCATCGACGGCTGCGGACCCTTCCGCAGCTTCTTCCAGGTCATCCTGCCACTGACCCGCCCCGCCCTGATCACCACGGCGATCTTCACATTCATCTGGACCTGGAACGACTTCTTCACCCAGCTGATCTACCTCTTCGACCCGGACAAGTTCACGCTCACGCTCGCGCTGCGGTCGTTCGTGGACGCCTCCAGCCAGTCGGCGTTCGGCCCGATGTTCGCCATGTCCGTGATCGCGCTGCTGCCGATCGTGCTGTTCTTCCTCGCCTTCCAGCGGTTCCTGGTGGAGGGCATGGCCAGCTCCGGACTGAAGGGGTGA
- a CDS encoding purple acid phosphatase family protein has translation MRCCLSAPLAALQTLPDPCQVLRSGALLTPALLRAAADALRGPAGRGRHRHRDGLAAIHLELVTLAEDRAVITWYTGVPGSDDGLGHMLPAVTEGEVVYGTHPGRLNRVAAEDGPVAHHYVELTDLEPGQTYYYQARSRGVAATPTPLHLVRGNAVGTNLHGLGSGGGPYSFTTPQPPPGRHLLSVALCNDLHLGETTAGLVTGVPLLRGVRQEQGLAPYPEIMSRAVVEEARLRGADVLLAAGDISAGGGAQDLAEAKRILDGFGIHGRDYFVVRGNHDRPGHGNCRSCADGCGDSFRDGFLDGDGPSYFSRDLGGLRIVGLDTYEKDGNGADSGGLGGEQLSWFRARLREAKDQPTVVFGHHPLAVRDSVFPVTGGQRLGRRQARSILDAYAGAPGVFLHHAGHTHRNKRTVLPQAPHVTMQEVSAVKEYPGGFCLVRIHSGGFAVNHYKARGAAAREWGERSRRVAAGLWPHHALGRSVADRNSMTVRDLSGITRPANRLSLQAL, from the coding sequence ATGCGCTGCTGCCTGTCCGCTCCCCTCGCCGCCCTGCAGACCCTGCCCGATCCCTGTCAGGTCCTGCGGTCCGGCGCCCTCCTCACGCCCGCCCTGCTGCGGGCGGCCGCCGACGCCCTGCGCGGCCCGGCGGGCCGCGGCAGGCACCGTCACCGCGACGGCCTGGCCGCGATCCATCTGGAACTCGTCACCCTGGCCGAGGACCGCGCCGTCATCACCTGGTACACGGGAGTGCCCGGCAGCGACGACGGCCTGGGCCACATGCTGCCCGCCGTCACGGAGGGCGAGGTCGTCTACGGCACCCACCCCGGCCGCCTCAACCGCGTCGCGGCGGAGGACGGACCGGTGGCGCACCACTACGTGGAGCTCACAGACCTGGAGCCGGGGCAGACGTACTACTACCAGGCCCGCTCGCGGGGTGTGGCCGCGACGCCCACCCCGCTGCATCTGGTCCGCGGCAACGCCGTCGGCACCAACCTGCACGGCCTCGGCTCGGGCGGTGGCCCGTACTCGTTCACCACACCGCAGCCGCCGCCGGGGCGGCATCTGCTGTCTGTCGCGCTCTGCAACGACCTGCACCTGGGTGAGACCACCGCCGGTCTGGTGACCGGCGTTCCCCTGCTGCGCGGGGTGCGGCAGGAGCAGGGTCTGGCGCCGTATCCCGAGATCATGAGCCGGGCGGTGGTCGAGGAGGCCCGGCTGCGGGGAGCGGACGTGCTGCTGGCCGCCGGGGACATCTCGGCCGGCGGCGGGGCACAGGACCTCGCCGAGGCCAAGCGGATCCTGGACGGTTTCGGCATCCACGGCCGGGACTACTTCGTCGTCCGCGGAAACCACGACCGGCCCGGACACGGCAACTGCCGCTCCTGCGCCGACGGTTGCGGCGACTCCTTCCGCGACGGGTTTCTCGACGGCGACGGGCCGTCGTACTTCTCACGCGACCTCGGCGGCCTGCGGATCGTCGGGCTCGACACCTACGAGAAGGACGGGAACGGCGCCGACTCGGGCGGCCTCGGCGGTGAGCAACTGTCGTGGTTCCGGGCCCGGTTGAGGGAGGCCAAGGACCAGCCCACCGTGGTGTTCGGGCATCATCCGCTGGCCGTGCGGGACTCCGTCTTCCCGGTGACGGGCGGGCAGCGCCTCGGCCGTCGTCAGGCCCGTTCCATCCTCGACGCCTATGCCGGCGCACCCGGCGTCTTCCTCCATCACGCGGGCCACACCCACCGCAACAAGCGCACGGTGCTGCCGCAGGCCCCGCACGTCACAATGCAGGAGGTCAGCGCGGTCAAGGAGTACCCGGGCGGTTTCTGCCTGGTGCGGATCCATTCGGGCGGGTTCGCCGTCAACCACTACAAGGCGCGCGGTGCCGCGGCCCGCGAATGGGGCGAGCGCAGCCGCCGCGTGGCCGCGGGGCTGTGGCCGCATCATGCGCTCGGCCGCTCGGTCGCGGACCGCAACAGCATGACGGTCCGCGACCTGTCCGGCATCACCCGCCCGGCGAACCGGCTTTCCCTACAGGCTCTTTGA
- a CDS encoding VOC family protein, translating into MPSTSDTTSTSDTTSTSDTTSSDTANTSGTAGQPPAPQVWPTLRAHDARALIRFLVDAFGFEETVVYGEGDLVQHAQLSWPEGGGVMLGSVREEQEPGTGPTPPGAFSAYVVTADPDAVHARAKAAGAEITADLHVTDYGSRDFAARDPEGNRWNFGTYRGEPR; encoded by the coding sequence ATGCCCAGCACATCCGACACCACCAGCACATCCGACACCACCAGCACGTCCGACACGACCAGTTCCGATACCGCCAACACATCCGGCACCGCCGGTCAGCCCCCCGCCCCGCAGGTCTGGCCCACCCTGCGTGCCCACGACGCCCGGGCCCTGATCCGCTTCCTCGTCGACGCCTTCGGCTTCGAGGAGACCGTGGTGTACGGCGAAGGAGACCTGGTCCAGCACGCCCAGCTCAGCTGGCCCGAGGGCGGCGGCGTCATGCTGGGATCCGTGCGCGAGGAGCAGGAGCCCGGTACCGGCCCGACGCCACCCGGAGCCTTCAGCGCCTACGTCGTCACCGCCGACCCGGACGCCGTCCACGCCCGCGCCAAGGCCGCCGGCGCCGAGATAACCGCAGACCTGCACGTCACCGACTACGGCTCCCGCGACTTCGCCGCACGCGACCCGGAAGGCAACAGGTGGAACTTCGGCACCTATCGTGGCGAACCACGCTGA
- a CDS encoding AraC family transcriptional regulator, which yields MARENGPMGGEIVDESVRGVPAPPLRGLVGWYSGYRQRGIPHGRHRGLPSPWLTLIITLDEPLTIAAHPDPGAAGGDYPTLLGGLHLTPALIEIPGRQSGVQVALSPLGARVLLGLPAGELAGTDLHADDVLGACVREVHDEVREAADWAARFAVVDDWLMRRMSLHDRPGPAPAAPVAGAWQRLLAAGGRLRVDKLAADTGVSERHLRNRFRAEIGLTPKAAARVIRFDLARRRLASRPGRPDLAGLAADCGYADQSHLDREFAALASCTPSDWLAQEFRNIQSGHCPPA from the coding sequence GTGGCGCGCGAGAATGGCCCCATGGGCGGCGAGATCGTGGACGAGTCGGTGCGAGGAGTGCCCGCGCCGCCCCTGCGGGGGCTGGTCGGGTGGTACTCCGGCTACCGTCAGCGCGGCATCCCGCACGGCCGGCACCGAGGACTGCCGTCACCGTGGCTGACACTGATCATCACCCTCGACGAGCCGTTGACCATCGCCGCCCATCCCGATCCGGGCGCCGCCGGAGGTGACTATCCGACCCTGCTGGGCGGCCTGCACCTCACGCCCGCGCTCATCGAGATCCCCGGACGGCAGTCCGGCGTCCAGGTCGCGCTCAGCCCACTCGGCGCGCGCGTCCTGCTGGGGCTGCCCGCGGGGGAGCTGGCCGGGACCGACCTGCACGCCGACGACGTGCTCGGCGCCTGTGTGCGCGAGGTCCACGACGAGGTGCGCGAGGCAGCCGACTGGGCGGCCCGGTTCGCCGTCGTCGACGACTGGCTGATGCGGCGCATGTCCCTGCACGACCGTCCGGGGCCGGCCCCGGCCGCTCCGGTGGCCGGTGCCTGGCAGCGGTTGCTGGCCGCCGGCGGTCGGCTGCGTGTCGACAAGCTCGCCGCCGACACCGGCGTCAGCGAGCGGCATCTGCGGAACCGCTTCCGCGCCGAGATCGGTCTCACCCCCAAGGCGGCCGCCCGCGTCATCCGCTTCGACCTGGCACGACGCCGTCTGGCCAGCCGGCCGGGCCGGCCCGACCTCGCGGGACTCGCCGCCGACTGCGGCTACGCGGACCAGTCGCACCTCGACCGCGAGTTCGCCGCGCTCGCCTCCTGCACGCCGAGCGACTGGCTGGCGCAGGAGTTCCGAAACATCCAATCCGGGCACTGCCCGCCCGCGTGA
- a CDS encoding excinuclease ABC subunit UvrA, with translation MTTAKRTDSQSPALHAADSHDLIRVHGARENNLKDVSIEIPKRRLTVFTGVSGSGKSSLVFDTIAAESQRLINETYSAFVQGFMPSLTRPEVDVLDGLTTVISVDQQRMGSDPRSTVGTATDANAMLRIMFSRLGKPYVGPPGAFAFNVPSVSAAGAISVGGGAKQKVTFNKVGGMCPRCEGRGAVSDLDLTQLYDDTKSINDGAFTIPGYTGGGWNSRLYAESGFFDPDKPIRGFTKKELHDLLHREPTRMKIAGINMTYEGLIPRIQKSMLSKDKEAMQPHIRAFVERAVTFTTCPDCEGTRLAEHARVSKIKEISIADACRMEIRDLADWVRGLAEPSVAPLLTALQQTLDSFVEIGLGYLSLDRPAGTLSGGEAQRVKMIRHLGSSLTDVTYVFDEPTAGLHPHDIQRMNELLLRLRDKGNTVLVVEHKPEVIQIADHVVDLGPGAGTAGGTVCFEGTLDGLRGSDTVTGRHLGDRASLKDAVRKSTRALEIRGAKANNLRDVDVDVPLGVLAVITGVAGSGKSSLVHGSVPEELGVISVDQSPIRGSRRSNPATYTGLLEPIRKAFAKANGVKPALFSANSEGACPTCNGAGVIYTDLAMMAGVASTCEDCEGKRFDASVLEYRLGGRDISEVLAMPVSEALEFFAEGEARTPAAHKVLERLADVGLGYLTLGQPLTTLSGGERQRLKLATHMADKGGVYVLDEPTTGLHLADVEQLLGLLDRLVDSGKSVIVIEHHQAVMAHADWIIDLGPGAGHDGGRVVFEGTPADLVAARSTLTGEHLAGYVGA, from the coding sequence ATGACCACGGCCAAGAGGACGGACTCGCAGTCGCCCGCGCTGCACGCCGCCGACAGCCACGACCTGATCCGCGTGCACGGCGCGCGCGAGAACAACCTCAAGGACGTCAGCATCGAGATCCCGAAGCGCCGCCTGACGGTGTTCACGGGTGTCTCCGGTTCGGGCAAGAGCTCCCTGGTGTTCGACACCATCGCCGCGGAGTCACAGCGGCTGATCAACGAGACCTACAGCGCCTTCGTGCAGGGCTTCATGCCGAGCCTGACGCGGCCCGAGGTCGACGTCCTGGACGGTCTGACCACTGTGATCAGCGTCGACCAGCAGCGGATGGGCTCCGACCCGCGCTCCACGGTCGGCACCGCCACCGACGCCAACGCGATGCTGCGGATCATGTTCAGCCGGCTCGGCAAGCCCTACGTCGGCCCGCCCGGAGCGTTCGCCTTCAACGTGCCCTCGGTCTCGGCTGCCGGTGCGATCTCCGTGGGCGGCGGCGCCAAGCAGAAGGTCACCTTCAACAAGGTGGGCGGCATGTGCCCGCGCTGCGAGGGCCGCGGTGCGGTCTCCGACCTCGACCTGACCCAGCTCTACGACGACACCAAGTCGATCAACGACGGAGCCTTCACCATCCCCGGATACACCGGCGGCGGCTGGAACTCCCGGCTGTACGCGGAGTCCGGCTTCTTCGACCCGGACAAGCCGATCCGCGGGTTCACCAAGAAGGAACTGCACGACCTCCTGCACCGCGAGCCGACGCGGATGAAGATCGCGGGCATCAACATGACCTACGAGGGTCTGATCCCGCGCATCCAGAAGTCGATGCTGTCCAAGGACAAGGAGGCGATGCAGCCGCACATCCGGGCCTTCGTGGAGCGGGCGGTCACCTTCACCACCTGCCCCGACTGCGAGGGCACCCGGCTCGCCGAGCACGCCCGTGTCTCGAAGATCAAGGAGATCTCGATCGCGGACGCCTGCCGGATGGAGATCCGGGATCTCGCCGACTGGGTGCGCGGGCTCGCGGAGCCTTCGGTGGCGCCGCTGCTCACGGCGCTGCAGCAGACCCTCGACTCGTTCGTCGAGATCGGCCTCGGCTATCTCTCCCTCGACCGGCCCGCGGGCACCCTGTCGGGCGGCGAGGCACAGCGCGTCAAGATGATCCGCCACCTCGGCTCCTCGCTCACCGACGTCACGTACGTCTTCGACGAGCCGACGGCGGGCCTGCACCCGCACGACATCCAGCGGATGAACGAGCTGCTGCTCAGGCTGCGGGACAAGGGCAATACCGTCCTGGTCGTCGAGCACAAGCCGGAGGTCATCCAGATCGCCGACCACGTCGTCGACCTCGGCCCCGGCGCCGGTACGGCGGGCGGCACCGTCTGCTTCGAGGGCACCCTCGACGGACTGCGCGGCAGCGACACCGTCACCGGCCGCCACCTCGGCGACCGGGCCTCGCTCAAGGACGCGGTGCGCAAGTCCACCCGCGCCCTGGAGATCCGCGGCGCGAAGGCGAACAACCTGCGTGACGTCGACGTGGACGTCCCGCTGGGCGTGCTCGCCGTGATCACCGGCGTCGCGGGTTCCGGGAAGAGCTCGCTCGTGCACGGATCGGTGCCCGAGGAGCTCGGGGTGATCTCGGTCGACCAGAGCCCGATCCGGGGTTCGCGGCGCAGCAACCCGGCGACGTACACCGGTCTTCTGGAGCCGATCCGCAAGGCGTTCGCCAAGGCCAACGGCGTCAAGCCCGCGCTGTTCAGCGCCAATTCCGAGGGCGCCTGCCCCACCTGCAACGGCGCCGGGGTCATCTACACCGACCTGGCGATGATGGCCGGGGTCGCCAGCACCTGCGAGGACTGCGAGGGCAAGCGGTTCGACGCGTCGGTGCTCGAATACCGACTCGGCGGCCGGGACATCTCCGAGGTGCTCGCGATGCCGGTGTCGGAGGCGCTGGAGTTCTTCGCCGAGGGCGAGGCGCGCACCCCGGCCGCGCACAAGGTCCTCGAACGCCTCGCGGACGTCGGGCTCGGCTATCTCACCCTCGGCCAGCCGCTCACCACGCTGTCCGGCGGTGAGCGGCAGCGCCTGAAGCTGGCCACGCACATGGCGGACAAGGGCGGCGTCTACGTGCTCGACGAGCCGACCACCGGCCTTCACCTCGCCGACGTCGAGCAACTCCTCGGTCTGCTCGACCGGTTGGTGGACTCCGGCAAGTCCGTGATCGTCATCGAGCACCACCAGGCGGTCATGGCCCACGCCGACTGGATCATCGACCTCGGCCCCGGCGCGGGTCACGACGGTGGCCGCGTCGTCTTCGAGGGCACCCCGGCCGACCTCGTCGCCGCCCGCTCCACCCTCACCGGCGAGCACCTCGCGGGGTACGTGGGCGCCTGA
- a CDS encoding MFS transporter — protein MIRRLVPSAYRPVLADRVFRRLILGFGVSGLGDGMSFVAVAWLAIELAPQASAGLWVGGAVAAYTLPGVVGALVLGRRLRRVPARRLLIADSVVRGAFLGAVPLAWFTGLLSPPLYLVLLAVSSLLHAWGSAGKYTLLAELLPEDRRLAGNTLVSSLTFAATIAGPAVAGVLVTYASSALVLGLDALTYVFLVVLVVRTRLPESGHVSPVDQAAARGGLALLRSRPELLGLLTLTWFFNLLYGPVEVALPLHVTDNLHAPGTLLGVYWMLFGFGAVLGSLAVGALRRLPLWPVTVGIVIAWGFSLLPFALDVPTAATVACFTLGGVIYGPFVALSVTLMQTKSPPQHLAAMLAANNAVLLTASPLGTALGGPLIAALGPRATLGGSGLATVALGATACLLLTARRWERGPNGFRNRSGIEKRRSVGRG, from the coding sequence GTGATCCGACGTCTCGTTCCCTCCGCCTACCGGCCGGTCCTCGCCGACCGGGTGTTCCGGCGGCTGATCCTCGGCTTCGGCGTCTCCGGCCTCGGGGACGGCATGAGCTTCGTCGCGGTGGCGTGGCTCGCCATCGAGCTCGCCCCGCAGGCGAGCGCGGGGCTGTGGGTCGGTGGCGCGGTCGCCGCGTACACCCTGCCCGGTGTGGTCGGCGCGCTGGTGCTCGGCCGTCGACTGCGCCGGGTGCCGGCCAGGCGGCTGCTGATCGCCGACAGCGTGGTGCGCGGTGCGTTCCTCGGTGCCGTGCCGCTCGCCTGGTTCACCGGACTGCTGTCGCCGCCGCTGTACCTCGTACTGCTCGCGGTCTCGTCGCTGCTGCACGCGTGGGGCAGCGCGGGCAAGTACACGCTGCTCGCCGAGCTGCTGCCGGAGGACCGCCGGCTCGCCGGGAACACCCTCGTCAGCTCGCTCACCTTCGCGGCCACGATCGCCGGGCCCGCCGTCGCCGGTGTGCTGGTGACGTACGCGAGCTCCGCGCTCGTGCTCGGCCTGGACGCCCTCACCTACGTGTTCCTCGTGGTGCTCGTCGTGCGCACCCGGCTGCCGGAGTCGGGGCACGTCTCCCCCGTCGACCAGGCGGCCGCGCGCGGCGGGCTCGCCCTGCTGCGCTCCCGTCCCGAGCTGCTCGGTCTGCTGACGCTCACCTGGTTCTTCAACCTGCTGTACGGCCCGGTCGAGGTGGCCCTGCCGCTGCATGTGACCGACAACCTGCACGCCCCCGGCACACTCCTGGGCGTGTACTGGATGCTGTTCGGCTTCGGCGCCGTGCTCGGCTCGCTGGCCGTCGGCGCGCTGCGGCGGCTGCCCCTGTGGCCCGTGACGGTCGGCATCGTGATCGCCTGGGGGTTCTCGCTGCTGCCGTTCGCTCTGGACGTGCCGACGGCCGCCACCGTCGCGTGCTTCACGCTCGGCGGTGTGATCTACGGGCCGTTCGTGGCGCTCTCGGTGACGCTCATGCAGACGAAGTCGCCACCGCAGCACCTGGCCGCGATGCTCGCGGCCAACAACGCCGTGCTGCTCACCGCCTCGCCGCTCGGCACGGCGCTCGGCGGACCGCTCATCGCGGCGTTGGGCCCGCGGGCGACACTCGGCGGATCGGGGCTCGCCACGGTGGCGCTGGGCGCCACCGCGTGCCTTCTGCTTACGGCCCGGCGCTGGGAGCGCGGTCCGAACGGGTTCCGGAACCGATCAGGAATCGAGAAGCGCCGGTCCGTGGGCCGCGGATAA
- a CDS encoding YqjF family protein: METEPITPSTPRPVRRPALVQGWHELTFLHWPVEPERVAALLPAGTRPDTLDGVTYVGLVPFLMRGVGLGPGPGLPYLGTFCETNVRLYSVDGQGRRGVVFRSLDATRLLPVLMGRFGVRLPYVWSSMRLRRENGVLTYTCRRGRRAGRGPTSRVVVRPAAAIAQPTALELFLTARWGMHVPWHGRTVHLPNEHAPWPLHRAELLDLDDDLITAAGLPPMPQPPVSVLYSPGVTVRFGAPSTVRPTPAPGRQCPGRQRSPGH, from the coding sequence ATGGAGACCGAGCCGATCACGCCGTCCACCCCGCGACCCGTGCGCCGGCCGGCGCTGGTGCAGGGCTGGCACGAACTGACCTTCCTGCACTGGCCGGTGGAGCCGGAGCGGGTGGCCGCTCTGCTGCCCGCAGGGACCCGCCCGGACACCCTGGACGGGGTCACCTATGTCGGCCTCGTGCCGTTCCTGATGCGCGGCGTGGGCCTCGGCCCCGGGCCGGGTCTGCCGTATCTCGGGACGTTCTGCGAGACGAACGTGCGGCTGTACTCGGTGGACGGGCAGGGCCGCCGCGGAGTCGTGTTCCGCTCGCTGGACGCGACCCGGCTGCTGCCCGTGCTGATGGGCCGGTTCGGCGTACGCCTGCCGTACGTGTGGTCGTCGATGCGCCTGCGCCGTGAGAACGGCGTGCTCACCTACACCTGCCGTCGCGGACGACGCGCTGGGCGAGGGCCCACGAGCCGGGTCGTGGTACGGCCCGCCGCGGCGATAGCGCAGCCCACGGCCTTGGAGCTGTTTCTCACCGCCCGGTGGGGCATGCACGTCCCGTGGCACGGCCGCACCGTGCACCTGCCGAACGAGCACGCGCCGTGGCCGCTGCACCGGGCCGAACTCCTCGATCTGGACGACGACTTGATCACCGCGGCCGGCCTGCCGCCCATGCCGCAGCCGCCGGTCAGCGTGCTCTACTCGCCAGGTGTGACGGTCCGCTTCGGGGCGCCGTCCACCGTGCGGCCGACCCCGGCCCCGGGCCGTCAGTGCCCCGGCAGGCAACGGTCGCCGGGGCACTGA